One genomic region from Daphnia magna isolate NIES linkage group LG10, ASM2063170v1.1, whole genome shotgun sequence encodes:
- the LOC116930225 gene encoding uncharacterized protein LOC116930225 yields MEPITAEGDEESLSNSNAGSSGAFQVERIHMHWKGIHNLEKTGGESVNNVTSIKYYLVKTVERDENFKDITYYTCVPTTWVSECMQFMVYPPVGTHFANGKNQEPNQWRSNVFQRFRYPRNSWFEYDIDTRQRIPQQMP; encoded by the exons ATGGAGCCAATAACAGCTGAAGGCGACGAGGAATCTTTATCAAACAGCAATGCGGGTAGTTCTGGTGCCTTCCAG GTTGAAAGAATACACATGCACTGGAAGGGCATACACAATTTGGAGAAGACGGGGGGAGAAAGTGTTAATAATGTTACATCTATCAAGTATTACCTCGTAAAAACGGTTGAAAGAGATGAAAACTTCAAAGACATCACTTACTACACTTGTGTTCCAACAACCTGGGTTTCGGAATGCATGCAATTCATGGTATACCCACCAGTTGGGACACATTTTGCCAACGGTAAAAATCAAGAACCAAATCAGTGGAGAAGCAATGTTTTTCAAAGGTTTCGTTACCCAAGGAATTCTTGGTTTGAGTACGATATCGACACACGCCAGAGAATTCCGCAACAAATGCCGTGA